A stretch of Episyrphus balteatus chromosome 2, idEpiBalt1.1, whole genome shotgun sequence DNA encodes these proteins:
- the LOC129912590 gene encoding uncharacterized protein F13E9.13, mitochondrial, with the protein MKKFLNVFQKSNCNVIGMVHLDALPGTPKYSGNFNEIVEKAKHEANIYSQHKLDSILIENMHDVPYVQENALGPETISCMSRIATEIRKIIPKSMPCGIQVLACGNKQALAIAKACDLQYIRAEGFVFGHVADEGYTDACAGDILRYRRLIDAESVLVFTDLKKKHSSHSITADTSLLETAKAAEFFLTDGIIVTGTSTGHAASPDDLNALYGKVEVPLLIGSGVTKDNLKDYYEKANAVIIGSHFKKDGHWANDLCEGNIQEFMENLKKLRTK; encoded by the exons ATgaagaagtttttaaatgtattcCAAAAATCTAATTGCAATGTTATTGGTATGGTTCATTTAGATGCATTACCAG GTACACCAAAATATTCCGgtaatttcaatgaaattgtAGAAAAGGCCAAACATGAAGCGAATATTTATTCGCAACATAAACTA GATTCGATTCTGATTGAAAATATGCATGATGTTCCTTATGTCCAAGAAAATGCTTTAGGACCTGAAACAATTTCATGCATGTCTCGAATTGCAACTGAAATTCGAAAAATCATCCCCAAATCTATGCCTTGTGGTATTCAA GTTCTTGCATGTGGCAACAAACAAGCCCTAGCTATTGCAAAAGCATGTGACCTTCAATATATTCGTGCTGAAGGATTTGTATTCGGTCATGTTGCAGACGAGGGATATACCGATGCCTGCGCTGGGGATATTTTAAGATATCGCCGACTGATAGATGCTGAGTCGGTTTTAGTATTCACAGATTTGAAGAAGAAACATAGCTCCCACTCGATTACAGCTGATACAAGTCTACTTGAAACAGCCAAAGCTGCTGAATTCTTTCTTACCGATGGAATAATAGTAACAG GAACATCAACTGGACATGCTGCCAGTCCCGACGACTTAAATGCTCTATATGGAAAAGTTGAAGTTCCTCTCCTAATTGGCTCTGGAGTGACCAAAGATAACTTAAAAGATTACTATGAAAAAGCTAATGCTGTTATCATTGGATCACACTTTAAAAAAGATGGTCATTGGGCAAATGATCTCTGTGAAGGAAATATTCAAGAATTTatggaaaatcttaaaaaattaagaacaaaataa
- the LOC129912585 gene encoding uncharacterized protein LOC129912585 gives MFNSLANLLFGSNTNTSTNPESTNRIEEILEDNNTTSINNSSLQATTAIGHTDNNYQNVSNRSIDDHLNKLISIDHNNDGVANNDDDDEELDDDWLLVNREDDEEESLPRTDSEEELPFVEIKRSPTFQQRPTRNSNHHSLSAYHQRTIALRYDGGGLTQSLYVVPSSADYNNGNAITNLPTHISMEESWFLTPPPCFTSTGPVNMETSPFENLLIEHPSMSVYHSIRSAQEAAESFVNLDLGVDESQNGTRTVVEHSTDRNQYVAPRVARNRVERLNATQIKMEYLTRTAQKDHDKKERQTICRGAIKRSNKAREYNSRGNRQRRSDMQHSKVNSGANNNRKC, from the exons ATGTTTAATAGTCTAGCAAATCTACTATTTGGATCGAACACTAATACGTCTACTAATCCTGAGAGTACTAATCGCATTGAGGAAATCCTAGAAGACAACAACACTACATCCATTAATAATTCCTCCTTACAAGCAACTACTGCAATTGGACATACTGACAATAATTATCAAAACGTAAGTAATAGATCGATTGACGATCATCTGAATAAATTGATCTCAATCGATCATAATAACGACGGCGTCgccaacaacgacgacgacgacgaagaatTAGACGACGACTGGCTATTGGTTAATAGGGAAGACG ACGAGGAGGAAAGTCTCCCTCGGACCGATTCCGAAGAGGAGCTGCCATTTGTTGAGATCAAACGTAGTCCAACTTTTCAGCAAAGACCAACTCGTAATAGCAATCACCATTCCCTTTCAGCATATCATCAGCGTACTATAGCCTTACGTTACGACGGTGGTGGACTTACACAGTCTCTCTATGTTGTTCCATCGTCCGCCGATTATAACAATGGCAATGCCATCACTAATCTTCCAACGCACATTTCTATGGAAGAATCATGGTTCCTGACACCGCCACCATGTTTTACATCAACAGGACCTGTAAATATGGAGACATCTCCATTTGAAAATTTACTGATTGAACATCCAAG TATGTCAGTGTACCATAGTATTAGGTCAGCCCAAGAGGCAGCCGAAAGTTTTGTCAATCTTGATCTCGGGGTGGATGAATCTCAAAATGGAACAAGGACCGTTGTTGAACATTCAACTGATCGG aATCAATATGTTGCCCCTCGTGTTGCAAGGAATCGTGTTGAACGCCTTAACGCGACACAAATCAAAATGGAGTACCTGACCCGCACTGCACAGAAG gaccATGACAAAAAGGAGCGTCAAACTATCTGTCGCGGAGCTATCAAACGTTCGAATAAAGCTCGTGAGTATAATAGCCGAGGCAATCGCCAGCGTCGTTCTGACATGCAACACAGCAAGGTCAACAGCGGTGCCAACAACAACCGCAAATGCTAA